A window of Procambarus clarkii isolate CNS0578487 chromosome 69, FALCON_Pclarkii_2.0, whole genome shotgun sequence contains these coding sequences:
- the LOC138355888 gene encoding DNA ligase 1-like, with amino-acid sequence MRGQFSSMEVIPSQAPPNTLVKNKLVKNKLVKNKLVKNKLVKNKLVKNKLVKNKLVKNKLVKNKLVKNKLVKNKLVKNKLVKNKLVKNKLVKAKLVKNKLVKNKLVKNKLVKNKLVKNKLVKNKLVKNKPASREGSLYTREGWSCFPPRSPASQHNGDQSNTPQHKSRPPPPRLTP; translated from the exons ATGAGAGGTCAGTTCTCCAGCATGGAGGTCATACCAAGTCAAgc TCCACCAAACACACTGGTGAAGAACAAGCTGGTGAAGAACAAGCTGGTGAAGAACAAGCTGGTGAAGAACAAGCTAGTGAAGAACAAGCTGGTGAAGAACAAGCTGGTGAAGAACAAGCTGGTGAAGAACAAGCTGGTGAAGAACAAGCTGGTGAAGAACAAGCTGGTGAAGAACAAGCTGGTGAAGAACAAGCTGGTGAAGAACAAGCTGGTGAAGAACAAGCTGGTGAAGGCCAAGCTGGTGAAGAACAAGCTGGTGAAGAACAAGCTGGTGAAGAACAAGCTGGTGAAGAACAAGCTGGTGAAGAACAAGCTGGTGAAGAACAAGCTGGTGAAGAACAAGCCAGCATCGCGGGAGGGCTCACTATACACCCGCGAAGGCTGGTCTTGTTTCCCGCCAAGATCGCCAGCGTCGCAACACAATGGCGACCAGAGCAACACGCCGCAACATAAATCacgaccacctccaccacgcctAACACCTTGA